A genomic stretch from Streptomyces sp. QL37 includes:
- a CDS encoding LacI family DNA-binding transcriptional regulator, whose product MAARLKDVAALAGVSVRTVSNVVSNAAAVAPATRARVMAAVEELGYRPNLAARNLRQGRTGLIGVAVPEIHSPYFGALTGLLIDAAQERGWTVLLERTGGRADLERRLLDGSEGHQVDGMIISPWSTSPADLASLAGGLPLVVLGELEPDGSIDHVALDNVGAARDAARHLVSLGRRRIAAIGLQSGLGHGTAELRAEGFRQGLREAGLAPVAEVEVADLHRAEGARALRELLAAPGSVDAVFCFSDELALGALRVAAEEGVRVPEDLALMGFDDIEDGRFAAPSLTTIAPDREQIAERAVQCLTERVLGRFEALPGRRIVVPHRVVGRESTGGPVSPV is encoded by the coding sequence GTGGCAGCGAGACTCAAGGATGTCGCCGCACTCGCCGGCGTGTCCGTCCGGACCGTCTCCAACGTCGTGAGCAACGCCGCGGCCGTCGCCCCGGCGACGCGCGCCCGGGTCATGGCGGCCGTGGAGGAGCTGGGGTACCGCCCCAACCTCGCCGCCCGCAACCTCCGGCAGGGGCGTACGGGCCTCATCGGGGTCGCCGTGCCCGAGATCCACTCGCCGTACTTCGGCGCGCTGACGGGCCTTCTCATCGACGCGGCGCAGGAGCGCGGGTGGACGGTGCTCCTGGAGCGGACGGGAGGGCGGGCGGATCTGGAGCGGCGGCTCCTGGACGGGTCCGAGGGCCACCAGGTCGACGGCATGATCATCAGCCCGTGGTCCACGTCTCCGGCCGACCTGGCGTCCCTCGCCGGTGGTCTGCCGCTGGTCGTCCTGGGCGAGCTGGAGCCGGACGGGTCCATCGACCATGTGGCTCTGGACAACGTGGGGGCGGCGCGGGATGCCGCTCGTCATCTCGTCTCGCTGGGCCGTCGGCGTATCGCGGCGATCGGCCTGCAGTCGGGGCTGGGCCACGGGACGGCCGAGCTGCGCGCCGAGGGCTTCCGGCAAGGGCTGCGGGAGGCCGGTCTGGCTCCGGTGGCCGAGGTGGAGGTGGCCGACCTGCACCGGGCCGAGGGGGCGCGGGCTCTGCGGGAGTTGCTGGCGGCTCCCGGTTCCGTCGACGCCGTCTTCTGCTTCAGCGACGAACTGGCCCTCGGTGCGCTGCGCGTGGCGGCCGAAGAGGGCGTGCGGGTGCCGGAGGACCTGGCGCTCATGGGGTTCGACGACATCGAGGACGGCCGGTTCGCCGCCCCCTCGCTCACCACGATCGCCCCGGACCGGGAGCAGATCGCCGAACGCGCGGTGCAGTGCCTGACCGAGCGTGTCCTGGGGAGGTTCGAGGCGCTGCCCGGCCGCAGGATCGTGGTCCCGCACCGCGTGGTTGGCCGGGAGAGCACCGGAGGCCCGGTCTCACCGGTGTGA
- a CDS encoding phytanoyl-CoA dioxygenase family protein, with product MPETSLAPHLDAAVQDLYTAGITACRGAFTPEWADVMRDDIEKAFAEARGREGGAVGRGPHRFYVEIHPEQLRGFVDLVDHPWVRGVAEAVLGADYRIVELGFDVPLAGAVNQPWHRDFPMPEATRHRRRLTSLAFNLTAVDTREDMGPFEIAPGTQWDDDPGFGHGMFPARDSYPRYEALAERKYPRRGDISARSALTIHRGTANHSPDARPVLVLGIDAPGAGNDAQHDMAVTREYWASLPGRVRAHLHCPVVEELTPIVQKHTIEGLVMGDA from the coding sequence ATGCCCGAGACCTCCCTCGCCCCGCACCTCGACGCGGCCGTCCAGGATCTGTACACGGCGGGGATCACCGCGTGCCGGGGTGCCTTCACCCCGGAGTGGGCCGACGTGATGCGGGACGACATCGAGAAGGCCTTCGCCGAGGCGCGCGGGCGGGAGGGCGGGGCGGTCGGCCGGGGGCCGCACCGTTTCTACGTGGAGATACACCCCGAGCAACTGCGGGGCTTCGTGGACCTCGTCGACCATCCGTGGGTGCGTGGGGTGGCCGAGGCCGTTTTGGGGGCCGACTACCGCATCGTCGAGCTGGGCTTCGACGTCCCGCTGGCCGGAGCGGTGAACCAGCCCTGGCACAGGGACTTCCCCATGCCGGAGGCCACCCGGCACCGGCGTCGGCTGACGTCGCTCGCCTTCAACCTCACCGCCGTGGACACGCGCGAGGACATGGGGCCGTTCGAGATCGCGCCGGGCACCCAGTGGGACGACGACCCCGGTTTCGGCCACGGGATGTTCCCGGCCCGCGACTCCTACCCGCGCTACGAGGCCCTCGCCGAGCGCAAGTATCCGAGGCGCGGGGACATCTCGGCCCGCTCCGCCCTGACGATCCACCGGGGGACGGCCAACCACTCGCCCGACGCCCGGCCCGTCCTGGTGCTCGGCATCGACGCACCGGGGGCCGGCAACGACGCGCAGCACGACATGGCGGTGACCAGGGAGTACTGGGCGTCGCTGCCCGGCCGGGTACGTGCCCACCTGCACTGCCCGGTCGTGGAGGAGCTGACCCCCATCGTGCAGAAGCACACCATCGAGGGTCTGGTCATGGGCGACGCCTGA
- a CDS encoding AbfB domain-containing protein, which produces MTPATAPRRRTWWRRLTAGTGLLALLATALVGAATAPAAAAPTAWTPKPAPMTTPWTNQVSVDNPLPEYPRPQLTRPDWANLNGIWDFAVTGRDAGQPSAFSEQIRVPFVAESSLSGIKRKITENDKLWYKRTFTVPSNWNGRRTVLNFGASDWQSTVWVNGTQVGAHKGGFDSFSYDITPQLNGGTNTIVVSVYDPTQTGGQAVGKQRINDVNPHPGGGIFYTAASGIWQTVWLEPVAASHVTRLDMTPDLGNSTLRVKVQAAAGSGRTARVTVSSGGTVVGTATGAPGSEISVPVPGPRLWSPDDPFLYDVRAELLDGAAVVDTVGSYAGMRSVGIAKVDNILRPVLNGKFVFQTGTLDQGYWPDGIYTAPTDAALRSDLQAHKDLGFNMVRKHIKVEPQRWFYWADKLGLLVWQDMPAMDTGKTPDSAARAQWEAEYHAVIDQHRSSPSVVMWVNQNEGWGQYDQARIADEVKAYDPSRLVNNMSGVNCCGSVDGGNGDVIDNHVYVGPGNTAPTATRAAVLGEFGGLGYKVPGHEWYPGGGFSYEDQASLSALGNRFVGLIDAIRVGQLPAGLSASVYTEITDVENEANGLLTYDRQVVKVDTARVKAANQALIQASRTPAPPVTLPTGNRSLRVTTPGHTNKYLRHSQALAYTAVVDSGSTALLKNDATWKVVTGLANGNCYSFESRNYPGEYLRHRDFRVRRDASDGSALFKADATWCAVAGQGGVRLSSANLPGSYLRHIDSEVWLATPGGGHAWDNAATFTEDTTWAVDAPWAP; this is translated from the coding sequence ATGACACCCGCAACCGCACCACGCCGCCGCACCTGGTGGAGACGGTTAACCGCCGGCACCGGCCTGCTGGCGCTGCTCGCCACCGCACTCGTCGGAGCGGCCACCGCCCCGGCCGCCGCCGCACCCACCGCGTGGACACCGAAGCCGGCGCCCATGACGACGCCCTGGACGAACCAGGTGTCCGTCGACAACCCGCTCCCCGAGTATCCGCGCCCCCAGCTGACCCGCCCCGACTGGGCGAATCTCAACGGCATCTGGGACTTCGCGGTGACCGGCCGCGACGCCGGGCAGCCCTCGGCGTTCTCCGAGCAGATCAGGGTCCCGTTCGTCGCGGAGTCCTCGCTCTCCGGCATCAAGCGGAAGATCACCGAGAACGACAAGCTCTGGTACAAGCGGACCTTCACCGTGCCGTCGAACTGGAACGGCCGCCGGACCGTGCTCAACTTCGGCGCCTCCGACTGGCAGAGCACCGTCTGGGTCAACGGCACCCAGGTCGGGGCGCACAAGGGCGGCTTCGACTCGTTCTCGTACGACATCACGCCCCAGCTCAACGGTGGCACGAACACGATCGTGGTCTCCGTGTACGACCCGACGCAGACCGGCGGCCAGGCCGTCGGCAAGCAGCGGATCAACGACGTGAACCCCCACCCGGGCGGCGGGATCTTCTACACGGCGGCCTCCGGCATCTGGCAGACGGTCTGGCTGGAGCCCGTCGCGGCGTCGCACGTCACACGCCTGGACATGACGCCGGACCTCGGCAACAGCACCCTGCGGGTCAAGGTGCAGGCCGCGGCGGGCAGCGGCCGGACCGCCCGGGTCACCGTCTCCAGCGGCGGCACCGTCGTGGGGACGGCGACGGGGGCGCCCGGCTCGGAGATCTCCGTCCCGGTACCCGGCCCCCGGCTGTGGAGCCCCGACGACCCGTTCCTCTACGACGTTCGCGCCGAACTGCTCGACGGGGCGGCCGTGGTGGACACGGTGGGCAGCTACGCGGGCATGCGGTCCGTGGGCATCGCGAAGGTCGACAACATCCTGCGCCCGGTCCTCAACGGGAAGTTCGTCTTCCAGACCGGCACACTCGACCAGGGCTACTGGCCGGACGGCATCTACACGGCACCCACCGACGCCGCGCTCAGGTCCGATCTCCAGGCGCACAAGGACCTCGGCTTCAACATGGTCCGCAAGCACATCAAGGTCGAACCGCAGCGCTGGTTCTACTGGGCGGACAAGCTGGGCCTCCTCGTCTGGCAGGACATGCCCGCGATGGACACCGGGAAGACCCCCGACAGTGCGGCGAGGGCACAGTGGGAGGCCGAGTACCACGCGGTCATCGACCAGCACCGCAGCTCGCCCTCGGTGGTCATGTGGGTCAACCAGAACGAGGGCTGGGGACAGTACGACCAGGCCAGGATCGCCGACGAGGTGAAGGCGTACGACCCGTCGCGGCTCGTCAACAACATGAGCGGGGTCAACTGCTGCGGTTCGGTGGACGGCGGCAACGGGGACGTCATCGACAACCACGTCTACGTCGGTCCCGGGAACACCGCGCCGACCGCGACCCGGGCCGCCGTCCTCGGCGAGTTCGGCGGACTGGGCTACAAGGTGCCGGGTCACGAGTGGTATCCGGGCGGCGGGTTCAGCTACGAGGACCAGGCGAGCCTCTCCGCTCTCGGCAACCGCTTCGTGGGCCTCATCGACGCCATCCGCGTCGGCCAGCTGCCCGCCGGGCTCTCCGCTTCGGTCTACACGGAGATCACGGACGTCGAGAACGAGGCGAACGGGCTGCTCACCTACGACCGTCAGGTGGTCAAGGTGGACACCGCCCGGGTGAAGGCCGCCAACCAGGCCCTGATCCAGGCGTCGAGGACTCCCGCGCCGCCTGTCACCCTGCCCACCGGGAACAGGTCGCTCCGGGTCACCACTCCGGGGCACACGAACAAGTACCTGCGCCATTCACAGGCGCTCGCCTACACGGCCGTCGTCGACAGCGGCAGCACCGCGCTCCTGAAGAACGACGCCACGTGGAAGGTCGTCACCGGCCTGGCGAACGGCAACTGCTATTCGTTCGAGTCCCGCAACTACCCCGGTGAGTACCTGCGCCACCGGGACTTCCGGGTCCGCCGAGACGCGAGCGACGGCTCGGCCCTCTTCAAGGCCGACGCCACCTGGTGCGCGGTGGCGGGTCAGGGCGGCGTACGGCTGTCGAGCGCCAATCTGCCCGGCAGCTATCTGCGCCACATCGACTCCGAGGTGTGGCTGGCCACTCCGGGCGGCGGTCACGCGTGGGACAACGCGGCGACCTTCACCGAGGACACGACGTGGGCGGTGGACGCCCCCTGGGCACCCTGA